caaatagAAAAAGCAGAGAACAAAGTCCTTAAAAGGAGGGTTCTTAAAAAGTATGTTAAAGCatgtttatttatcttaaagTTGTCTAAGAAGAGGACAAAGGCTTTAGAGCAGGGGAATATATGCTTTCTCAATTTTAGGGCATCTCAGTCCAACATACTTTCCCCATCCCTTctcttcatcatatttttttaatatttttaatattttttaatgtttttttttaatttctttacaactacaaaatatcatttattttatttcagtttCATTATAATTTTCACTTTATAATATAGAGAAACTCAACCAGACACGCGCATGTGTTATGTGACTATATAAAAAATCCTAACACATTGCTATACATGGAATGCTATGTGACTATAATGGTATTCAGTAGTTCATCATCTATTATTcctttttattgatttttgggCCTTGTAATCAAAAAAGTTTCTCGTCTTATGATAACCTATGAGGAATGTTTTTCTGTCGCCTAACCTATATAATGAATGTTGATATAGTTTGAGTTTATAGATGCTTGTTTTGTGTATATCTAGAGCTAAAACCCactatatatactaatataccTCTTTATGAACTTTCAAATCCACAAATAATGAATTTTGAGAAGATTTATAAACAGCTCcgttaaaatgaataaaattcaaGTACGTTTTCAAATTACTAAAAGgaacaaaattatttgtacaacaaacaaaaacttttaCGATTATTTATTGGTAATGCAATGTGTTAGGATTTTTTAGGGAATTAAGAAGCTATGAGCTTTTAGCTCATCATGTTTTAGAGAAGAAAGCATTTAAAAGTAGCTATTTTTTTTGGCACTCGAACTCGTGATCTTGAAGATGCTCTCTTCTTTAATGTTAGTTAGTAACCGAGATTTGGTTTTAAGTCGACCATCGTCTTGATGCAACCTTTAATCATAGAGCAGCgggaaaatttttttttttttgtcaactagtattttattaaacaaGGACATAATTTACAGAAAAGGCCCAAAAGATAGGACAACACTAACAGGCCCATCAGAAAGGACCAACAACAAGAGACTGCCAGAAGCCCAAACAGATGGCCCAaacataaagaaagaaaaagacgaGGCCCAACTAACAGCCCAAGGGTTTCAAGGCACAGCGGCCTAAGCTATGGAATCGACACGAAAACAAACGCGCAACACACACGCGTAGGGAGCAGAGCAGCCGGAGTACACGTGCCTAAATAGTCGATCCACCGCTTCAACGCCGACATCGAAGTCTTCGCCGGAGCTCCGACCACCGGAAGACAAAACGTCCAACGACGAGAGGAGAAGGCTCAACGAAGAGCGCCCGTTGCGAAGAAAATCCAAGCCGACAACAACTAACGAACCACCGCTTCGGAAAAGAGGAATCGAAAGCCGTCGATCGATCTAACAGATCAGATTCACCAACAAATAAACCAGTCACCTTTAATGATTAAGAAAAGCGCGAAGGTGAAACAACCTCTTCTTCAAAGGAAGGAGACAACAATCCGATCTTTAGATGGAGAGTCAAACGAGACCATATGAATTCAGTGAAGCGGAGGTGAAGAGAAAACATGGGAGCCGGAAAGATCCGGTTCCGAACTCGCTAACATCACCTCAGAAGATGAGATGCGAGAGAAAAGCCGGCGAAGTCAGAGCTAAGGGAGCCACCGTTTCCCGGAGTCAACAGCCGGCGAAGTCAGTGCTAAGAGAGCCACTTCTTCCCGGAAACAGAAGCCCGACTTACGGGAGACAAGACCGGAAGAGAATCCGGTAACCCAAAAGACGACGTTGCTCTCTCTCTGAAAGATTTAGAGAGAGGTAAGAGAGAGAGCAACCGCTCCTTTCAGCGGGAAAATTCTTATTCCCGTCCCcgatatttgtttgtttatgatGTAAAAAAACTCTTGAAAAGTTGATAAAGCTTCGTATGGgtgtattaatattatataacgAAGACGGCCGAGACTTTCAACACGTGGTCAATCAGTATGTCTGCTTATCTACATAATTGATTATTTATGTGGTTAAAAAAAGTTAAGTCGACAATATACATGTTATACATGCTTATCCAGTCAATAAAAGGTAAGAATAAAcgactttttgtttgttttgtttgatacTTGAAAAATAATACGTATCTTGTAAAGTAAATGACACAGTCGACGGGCGATGGTGTGGTGGCTGCTCGGAGGGGCAGACAGGGTTGGAGGTGACCGTGGCGATATTTGAGTGAAGATTAATGTAATATTGTTGATTAATTGTAAAGTAGATATAtctctatactattatttgcaaaaTGATTTTGCTGATTTGTGACATTCTGCATGATTTTagcaaattttatttatttatcatatttttattagtttttcgATTAAATCATCAATTCATTAAATTaggtaatataaatattttaaactttctaattaatttattaatttaaataatataaatatttcaaaatttctaattgTAATTATGATTAACTTTCACAATGAAATAAACCAATGAAATATTTTCATTATctcaatttgttttttaaaaaagtcttcttctaaattatcattaaactttagtttttatttacttttttatttatttttttcttacttgAATTTTGTGTGGTTTAGTGTTTTTtcgttatttaatatatatttctggttaaaaatacaaaaagtagattaagagagataaaaaatttacatttgTACTTTACTTTATTATGTGGAATATTTGATATGTAATTATGTTCTTATGGTTTCATAGTGTTATAGTCTTTCTATGTGTTAAGGAGACGTAGACCGAAATAAAAATCgaagaaaactaaaatgataaagaatataaaaaatatgttattataacgtttaaatcataatacatatattaataacttTTAGTAAAACGATTTTACCTGCAATAACCATTAGTAAAACGATTATGCCCACATGTACGGGCAAAACGCTTAATATTATTGTATTGTGCTATCAAGATGCATATATATGGTGCTAGATAATgctaatttttctaaatatttaatgTAAATATGTTAAAGATATTTTAAGATTAAGTTGATCTTTCAACTCTTTCCTATTAGTTATGAAGGTCGTCGGATTTCACAAGCTTTACAATcttgatatataaaatacagtCCAATATATCTCTAATAttaatcttgttttttttttatataagaagactaattgaaaaaaatcctggttattattaataataattttcgcaaatttataaaacatttgatGAGGTACAGAAAAAatcaacaattttattattatctgTAGAATCGATAACCATTTAGCAGACATAGTCCACCATATCAATCTAATGCAAACGCTATACAGACACGCTGCATctaaacaaacatatataattgAGACACACACACGCATTAACGTCAAGCTAGTGATTTAGGTATCTAACTATCTCAATCTTTAAGAACATTAATTGTAAGGAGATTGTTGTGGTTTGAATCATAATTTTGTAATTCTTTTTAGCATTTGTGTTTGTACATTCAAAAGTTGTTTTTGGTTTGGGTCCAAAGACATGGTCACATGGGCTGGCGCCAAGGCATATGATCAAATCCATAAGCAAGGATCACTAACATAAGTgtcttctcaaaaaaaaatgagggaatgaaattaataaacattGGATGCAGTGAACCTTGGCTATGTATTCAACATACATCTCATCACACAATCACATATACTCGATATTTAAGCCCATGAATTAAGAGttgatgaagaaaagaaaatgtaaaaaggaaactaaactCCTTTAAACCAACAGAAGATAGTACAAAGTTATGAGGAACACTGGTGAAGAGGATTAATATCCAAGGGGCAACGGTTTTACTaatcaaaactaaaagaaaCTAACCCCCAACATTTTTTATAATCTAAAGGAGTTGAATCCCATTCTCATTTCAAGTTCCCAAATTAGAACAACCAAATGATTCAGCAAACGCAGAGAAAAGCAGACAGCAGAACCAACCACATCGCAGCAGCTTATTCTTATGCTCCTCCCTCTTCCTTCTCCTCACGTTCTCTGTTCCACTGCTCAATCCTCGCCCTCCTCTCCTCGCTTCCTTCCCTCCCACCACCAGggcttctctctctcctcctagAACCGTCCCTGTCCCTGCCTCCTCTCTCCGACCTCTTCCCACTTCCACGCCGGTAAAACTCCCCATCCCTCTCACGATGACTAAACTCCCTGCGAGGAGGATCACGATCACGATCACCACGCCGGCCATACTCTCTCCTCCCCCTGGGACTTATACTCCTACTCCTACTCCCCCTTCGGTACGACCTCCTCCCAAACAGCTTCCTCCTCATCTCCCTCGAAACAAGCTTCACATGCATAAAGTTACAATACCCACCACGGCTACAATTCTCCTCCTCATACTGCCTACACGTGGCCtccctaaaatccgtcacaggAGAGAACTCCCCGATAATGGGCCGGCCCAAGTAAGACCTCCCCTGCAAAGCCTTTAAAGCAGCAGCAGCCTGATCCTCCTCCTTGAACTGAACATACACATTCCCAATCATGTGGTCAGCGAGGTTATCACAAATGTTGAGACTCTCAATCTCCCCAAACTTCCCGAGCTCCTCGAACAGATCCTCGAAGAAATCCTCGAAATGCTCTTGGATCTTGCGCGGGTCGAGGGGCTGGCCCTGGGCGTCGACGCCGGGGGTGATCATGTCGGGTCTCTGGTACATGTTGGCGAGGAGGAGGGTCGGGGAGATGGCGGGACGGTTGTGGATGCGAGAGCAGCGGTCACCGTGACGGCACGCGCCCATCTTGTTGTAGAAAGGGCAGTTCACTCTGTCCTTCTCGGTGCCGTAGATTGAAGCTAAATGCTCGGCCATTGCAGTGTTGATGATTCCACCCTAATCAAAACaataatcaaacaaataaatctCACACGCTTAGATTAAAAAGATTAGTATCCAAGCGTGTGAAGATAAATCAAGAGAAAAGCAAGAGACGGAGAAATTAAATCGGGTAAAGGAGCTAATAAACCACAGAGACGGCGGCTAAATCGAAGAATGGGGGAAAGAAAGCGTACAGAGTTTTGTGATTAACAGCCGCCGCCGTCGGTGGAAGAATCTGCCGTCTCCGTGAGGCTGATGATCTAGGGTTTGCTTTGTTCGCGAGCtaggagagggagagggagagagagagagagagagagagagagatgatcgAGGATTTTTATACTGTAATTGTTAATTgaacaaaaatataagaatcgGGTTTTTTACCTTTTCCGTATAATTTGTTTTCACCGcacttttagttttagttttatttttctttctacgATGTTTTTTACCTTCGCAAAAAGGTAATAGTAGGGGAGCAAAGATCTCCAGAAACTATTTCCTAAAATTGTTTGACAGCCCAATATACGTTactgttatttttattaaattatttattgataaaaatggtgtactataatttgatttaaaaaaaatataagaacttaaaatcatttttatatataatctcatttatatcataatataataattaatacattataaatattttaattatcaaaTATTATGTCATCAACTATTAATAAAAACACTAGTTTTAATATCTTAACCAGTtagattatatttataataaatttatcgattaaacaaattttagtgttatttaatatatattttttataaattaagtctatttatataaaacatcacAGTCCAGGATTATTAGTTTTCCAACTagctaatttttaatatttatagactaatttttattaactgatcataagttttgttttcaaaattactTAAGGGGGTTAGACACAGGCTAATGGCACTACATCAAATGAAACTACTTGCAACGAGAAAATAAGCCGAAGACAATTTgaattaacccaaaatatagaTTCCAGATGTACAATAACATAAAGGTTTTGGCTAGTACTGTAACAAGCGAGTGGACACTTCTAATAACCAACAACTCTACATAATCTCTATGTAACAGAACAAACAAGAAGAATCTTGAGAGAGATTCACTCTGGTGAAAGATAGTCACACCTGAGAAGGCTTAACTTAGCCACATAAAAACCTCACTCTGAATGCTAAATAACCTTACACTTCCTCTCTCACGAGACTCCACAGAATCTTCTTTTGTCTATCAAGACtacaagagagagagattacaTCTTCAAGCTGCTGAACAATGGCTCTCACCAAATTCCAGGCTGTCTATAGGACTGCAAAGGGTAGCTGTGAAACGGATAGCCTCTAGACATATGGACCGGAGGCTTTAAGGGTGCAGGGATTGCCCAAGCTACCTCTCTTCTTGGAGGCGGAGGTGGAGGCGGAGGCATAGTCCTCCTTCTGTCCACTTCTATCAGCATGCACATCTCCTGGATCACCTCTGTAACCATTGATAAGAAACATCCCGTTATTTTTAATCAACAACTAAACCATGCCGCAGctttaacaaataatataaaaagtgtTGAATGACAAACCTTTTAACAGCTTAGTTGTTACTCCAAAATCTAACCACCAATCTCTCCTGCTTCCTACTTTACCATTCTGAAACGTGGAAGCTAGATGCACAGT
The sequence above is drawn from the Brassica napus cultivar Da-Ae chromosome A8, Da-Ae, whole genome shotgun sequence genome and encodes:
- the LOC106367911 gene encoding splicing factor U2af small subunit A-like, which produces MAEHLASIYGTEKDRVNCPFYNKMGACRHGDRCSRIHNRPAISPTLLLANMYQRPDMITPGVDAQGQPLDPRKIQEHFEDFFEDLFEELGKFGEIESLNICDNLADHMIGNVYVQFKEEDQAAAALKALQGRSYLGRPIIGEFSPVTDFREATCRQYEEENCSRGGYCNFMHVKLVSREMRRKLFGRRSYRRGSRSRSISPRGRREYGRRGDRDRDPPRREFSHRERDGEFYRRGSGKRSERGGRDRDGSRRRERSPGGGREGSEERRARIEQWNREREEKEEGGA